One Fictibacillus halophilus genomic window, AAGAGCTCTTGATTAAGGATGTTGATATGAAAGAGTGTGTGACTCATTATGCAGAACTTGCGAAAAAGGCAGGATTAGATGGTGTCGTTTGCTCCGTACAAGAAGCTATGAAGATCAAAGAGGTTTGTGGAAAGAACTTTTTGACTGTCACTCCAGGGATTCGTCCCGGCGGCGCTGATACACATGACCAAGCTCGTGTTGCCACACCAAGAGAAGCTGCGTTAAAAGGATCGGATTATATGGTGATCGGCAGAAGTATCACCCAATCAGACACACCTGTTACAACTTATTCTGAAATACTAAAAGAATGGAGAGATAGTCATGAAAACTACAACTTCCCAACATTTGCTTAACATTGAGGCCGTAACTCTGTCACCAGAAAATCCATACACGTGGTCCTCTGGGATGAAGTCTCCCATTTATTGCGATAACCGGTTGATTATTGCGTATCCTGAGATTCGTAAACAAGTAGCTGGAGAGCTTTCCGCGTTAATAGAGAAGCATTACCCAGAAGCTGATCTTATCGCAGGAACAGCAACAGCAGGTATTCCTCATGCTGCTTTCGTAGCTGATCAGATGGAATTACCAATGTGTTACGTAAGATCTAGTGCGAAAGCTCATGGAAAAACGAATCAGATTGAAGGGTTAACGGATAAAAGTAAGAAGGCAGTAGTTGTTGAAGACTTGATCTCAACCGGCAAAAGCTCTATTCAATCCGTACTTGCTCTTCGTGAAGCAGGGATAGAAGTGCTCGGTGTTGTAGCCATTTTTAGTTATGGTCTGAAAAAGGCTGATGTAGCACTCGGTGAGTTGGATATTTCTTTTCAAACCGTAACAAACTTTAGTACATTAATAGAGGAAGCACAAGAAAGCGGAAAGATAAGTGAACAAGGGCTTTCTTTATTAAAAGAATGGCAACAAGACCCAGAACACTGGGGAGCTGCCTCTTTTTCCAAATAGTTTTCTTAAGGAGATTAACATTTTGAGAAAAATGAACGGTGAAGAATTTGATGAGCTTGTTTCCTTTTTTGATAGCATGGCAAGGACGACTTGGCTTAAGGAAGTTCATGATCATTTAAAAGAAGTAACAGGGTCATGGAGTGAAAAAGACGTTCTAGATGTGGGATGCGGAACGGGAAGATTGCTGTTGCGTGGAGCTGAGGAAGCAAATCGGCTTGTCGGCGTAGATTTGTCTTCAGAGATGATCAAGGCTAGTATTCAGCAGTTCTTTTATCATGAATTAAGTGGTAAAAGTGAGTTTATCGTTGCAGATGCAGAGAATCTTCCGTTTACAGATCATTCGTTTGATCTAGCATTATCCACCTGTGTGATGTTTTTATTGCCCGATCCAGCTAAAGGAATCCATGAGGTTCATCGCGTTCTAAAAGATGATGGTCAAATCGTCATGCTGAATCCGAGTGGAAAAATGAGTCAAGAAAACGCTGCTTCTTACGCAAAGGAGCATGACATTTTAGGGTTCGAACGAACAGCCCTATTAAAATGGTCAAATGTGAGTACGAGAAGACATCGTTATTCAACAGATGAAATGACAGAATTACTCCACAACCTAAAATTTACTGAGGTTCAACATCATGAAGTGTTAGGTGGCTTAGCCATTATCAGTAAAGCAAAAAAAGCGCAGAACAGCTAAATCCAAGCTGCTCTGCGTTTTTAATTTGGACTTCCGTAAGCATCCAAGCCCTTAGTATCTTTGAAATGGCTCTATACAGGTGCAACAAGAGGGAGAACGTATGATTTAAGCGCCCTAAATGACCTTCAAAAATAAGAATCTGTCCAATTGAGTGGGGAATCTGTCCAATTGCTTATATAATTTGTCCGATTGGGGCCACAATCTGTCCATTTCAGCAATTAATCTGTCCAATCTCGGATACTGTAATTTGTATTTATTAGATAAAAGAATGATACGAAAATGGAGCGCTTTCTTAAGCTAGGTAGCGTAAGGTGCGAGACTCCTGCGGGATCAGTGTGACAGTTCGAAAAGTGGAAGTGGCTTGTTCAGCCCCGACAAGCAAAAGATGAATGGGTTTGAAGACGCTCTTTGCCTTCTTAGCCATTTAACTTTTGACCTCGAGGGGCTAGCCACTGTAACAAGAGAGGTGAGACACCTATCAGCGCAAAGCGCTAGGTGGCTCACCGCACACCCCGCGGAAAGCGAGCACCCTGTAGCGGAAATCAACACATTCAAAAAAACATCATAGCCAGTCCTCAAAATAGGCTTACTTTTTCAACCGAAAAACAAGATCTTCATCAGGTGTCACGAAAAGTGTTTGCTGATTATCATAAATAACAAATCCAGGCTTTGCCCCATTAGGCTTCTTCACATGTTTTACTAACGTAAAGTCAACAGGAACCGAACTCGAATTTTTTGCTTTGCTGAAAAAACCTGCCAAAACAGCAGCTTCCTTAATAGCTGTTTCACTTGGACTCGACGATCGAATCAGAACATGAGAACCTGGAATGTCCTTCGTATGAAGCCATGTTTCATTTGCTCTTGATAACTTAAAGGTTAGATAGTCGTTTTGTTTATTGTTTTTACCGACTAAGATTTCTGTTCCATCAGTGGATGTGAACTTTTCAGGTTGAGGCGTCTTGTTTTGTTTTTTCTTGTTCTTACTTTGTCTATGTTTCAAATAACCGCCTTCACCAAGCTCTTCTCTAATTTCTTCAACATCTTTCATGGATGCTGAATCCATCTGAACGATCAGACGCTCAAAATAAAGCAATTCATTCTTTGCTTTTTCAATCTGATCTTTAATAATAGAAACTGATTTTTTTAGTTTTCCATATTTTTTGAAGTAACTTTGCGCATTATCAGCAGGCGTTTTAAGAGGATCAAGCGTGATTTTTACGAGTGGCTGATCTTCCGAGAAGTAATCTTCTACCTCAACTTCTTTATCTCCCTTTTTCGCCAAATACATATACGCTGTGAGAAGTTCGCCCTTTCGTTGATACTCCTCGGCATTATGCGTTTGCTGAAGTTCTTTCTCTAATTTTCCTATCTTTTTCTTAATCTTGTCATATTCGTTCGATAGATATTTTTCAAGATCGTTTGCTTGCTGTTTGATTCGGTCACGATCCGCTTTACCATAAAAATACCGATCGAGCATCTGACTGACCGTATCAAAGGATCGGCTTTCCCCTGACACATGATGAAGAGGGAGAATTGAAAAATATTCTTTCTTATCGTTTGTGATCATTTGAGGTTCATATTCTTGATTTGATAGTTGCTTCATCACACTGAAAAAGGCGTCGGCAACTTCGTTTTTAACCGAGAGTCCTGCTCTATGCACGATTTCTTTAGCGATTAAAGGAGAGAACCCGCTGAATCTGGTTACGAGTTGTTTATCCAATTTTCCTTCGTTCCAAGAAATCTTAGAAACAAATTCATCTACATTTGTCACTGTAAAAGGATCTGTTTTTTCTTGCGCAGGAGGCATGATGTACTCAAAGCCTGGAAGGATGGTACGATGACGGTTCTGAAAGCTAGGAATGTGCTTGATGCTATCAACAATCTTCTGTGATTTTTGGTCGACTAAAATGATGTTGCTGTGTCTTCCCATGATTTCAATATAGAGTACTTTTGTCGTTTCGTCCCCGATCTCATCTCTATTTTTAGTGGTAATCGTTATGATTCTTTCAAGATCAAGCTGTTCAATTTTTTCAATAAAAGCGCCTTCCAAATGCTTTCTAAGAAGCATACAGAACATAGGAGGAGTATCTGGATTCTCATACGTATGTTCAGTGAGATGTACTCTGGCGAATGAAGGATTCGCAGATAATAAAAGTTTATGATTTTTTCCATTCGCACGGATTGTAAAAACAAGATCTGTCTTATGTGGCTGATAAACTTTTGAGATACGTCCTGAAGTAAGTGTGTTTTGTAGTTCAGTTGTTATGGCACGTGTCATTATTCCGTCAAAACTCATGTTATGGTCACCTCTTATTTCTGATTCATAGTATAGCATTTTTGCGGACATGCCTGCATATAAATGCTATTAACTAATCTTATCAGAGGTGGAAGCTATGAATTGGTACCAGCTGCCGCAAGACGAAATTGAATCCATTCTTAACAGCAGGATGGAAGAAGGGCTCTCGAAAAGTGAGCAAGAACGAAGGTTAAAGTTAGATGGACCGAATCAGCTAGAAGAAGGAAAGAAGCAGTCTGCCATCTTAATGTTCCTTGCACAATTTAAAGACTTTATGGTCCTCGTCCTCTTAGCGGCTACATTGTTATCCGGCTTTTTAGGAGAATATTTAGACGCGATCGCCATTATCCTAATTGTGGTGATGAACGGAATTCTTGGTTTTATCCAAGAGAGAAAAGCAGAGAAATCCTTAGCTTCACTAAAAGAATTATCTGCACCTAGTGCGCAGGTTCTAAGAGAAGGCAAATGGGTTTCAATCGCTGCGAAAGACGTCGTAACAGGCGATGTGATAAAAGTGAAAAGCGGTGATCGTGTAGGAGCAGATATTAGACTTTTAAAAACTTCAGGATTGCAGATCGAGGAATCAGCACTCACAGGAGAATCAGTTCCTGCACAAAAACATAACAATCTTATTTCTGCTGAAGACCTGAACCTTGGTGATCAAGAGAACATGGCGTTCATGGGCACGATGGTCACAAGAGGAACGGGACAAGGTATCGTTGTAGCGACAGGCATGAAAACCGAGATGGGGAAGATCGCACACCTCATACAAACTGCTGAAAACATTGCAACGCCTCTTCAGATGAAACTTGAACAGCTTGGAAAAATTTTAATCGCTCTTGCACTGCT contains:
- the pyrE gene encoding orotate phosphoribosyltransferase, translated to MKTTTSQHLLNIEAVTLSPENPYTWSSGMKSPIYCDNRLIIAYPEIRKQVAGELSALIEKHYPEADLIAGTATAGIPHAAFVADQMELPMCYVRSSAKAHGKTNQIEGLTDKSKKAVVVEDLISTGKSSIQSVLALREAGIEVLGVVAIFSYGLKKADVALGELDISFQTVTNFSTLIEEAQESGKISEQGLSLLKEWQQDPEHWGAASFSK
- a CDS encoding class I SAM-dependent methyltransferase, producing the protein MNGEEFDELVSFFDSMARTTWLKEVHDHLKEVTGSWSEKDVLDVGCGTGRLLLRGAEEANRLVGVDLSSEMIKASIQQFFYHELSGKSEFIVADAENLPFTDHSFDLALSTCVMFLLPDPAKGIHEVHRVLKDDGQIVMLNPSGKMSQENAASYAKEHDILGFERTALLKWSNVSTRRHRYSTDEMTELLHNLKFTEVQHHEVLGGLAIISKAKKAQNS
- a CDS encoding Rqc2 family fibronectin-binding protein, with amino-acid sequence MSFDGIMTRAITTELQNTLTSGRISKVYQPHKTDLVFTIRANGKNHKLLLSANPSFARVHLTEHTYENPDTPPMFCMLLRKHLEGAFIEKIEQLDLERIITITTKNRDEIGDETTKVLYIEIMGRHSNIILVDQKSQKIVDSIKHIPSFQNRHRTILPGFEYIMPPAQEKTDPFTVTNVDEFVSKISWNEGKLDKQLVTRFSGFSPLIAKEIVHRAGLSVKNEVADAFFSVMKQLSNQEYEPQMITNDKKEYFSILPLHHVSGESRSFDTVSQMLDRYFYGKADRDRIKQQANDLEKYLSNEYDKIKKKIGKLEKELQQTHNAEEYQRKGELLTAYMYLAKKGDKEVEVEDYFSEDQPLVKITLDPLKTPADNAQSYFKKYGKLKKSVSIIKDQIEKAKNELLYFERLIVQMDSASMKDVEEIREELGEGGYLKHRQSKNKKKQNKTPQPEKFTSTDGTEILVGKNNKQNDYLTFKLSRANETWLHTKDIPGSHVLIRSSSPSETAIKEAAVLAGFFSKAKNSSSVPVDFTLVKHVKKPNGAKPGFVIYDNQQTLFVTPDEDLVFRLKK